In the Entelurus aequoreus isolate RoL-2023_Sb linkage group LG16, RoL_Eaeq_v1.1, whole genome shotgun sequence genome, GCGTTTAGGCAAGAGGACCGgcgagtacctgcggctgaggcgagcgttcaacaattttgtttagatcctatttttattcatattgtagtgggtttacatatttcacccacggaacttttgttattgttagagagttccagtcggacgggtTTTCACAAGACAAAGtttgtcattaaaacaattagaTTAATCTTTTGACACTCCTCTTTCGAGTCCCGTCCTTACAGGctacaatattacaataaaaaaaagcgGAAGTGATGTTTTGACGCAAAAATTCATGTTTAAAAATTGCGGATTTCCGTGTTTTTGCGGACATTTCACATGCAAAATTAACTGAAAGCAGTGATCCCTCTTtttagtcatccacaatctttgctCGGTAAGCAGAGAAAAAGACCGCCAGTttcacacacacaggaagcacggACAGAGAGCCTCGCGACTCGCTCGTTAGAAGTTCCGCAAAAGGAACAAAAAACAAGGcgaaaaaaatatgattagaaaGCCGTTATCAGATTATTTCAGATTCAAattggatgggcaatatgagcccatcaacacaaacaaacaagcgagggaaaaaaggaaaaaaaaggaatatcCGACCTAGTTTTTTCAACTGGGAAAAAAAATTCACTTTAAGTTGTTCAATATTTACTTAAGTTAAATTTGTGCTTGCAGAAATTAGTccatttaatttgtttatttatttaggataacaatgttatttaccttccaatagGTTGAACTCTGTCACATGACTTTTGAACAGGGCCATCAAACCAATTTAGCAACTCAtgtgcagcaaacagagtgcGAACTATCggagtacgcaaggggcctagatcttaccgctaaaagcagatacgagcaaaaaatctaactatgcaatggaatctatccctatatgttatcaaaaaaagatttgtcgagtgatatcaaggattatccgtctgTCGTGTTCTCAGACATGCCGATCTATGTGGTGATCCAGACATCATTCAACATGACAAAACCAATAAAAGCTTGGAtaagcatggaggtctacgacttctttgtgtgtggctgggtcgaggaaattggtatcaagattgTCCCGGATAAAAAtcgtgcatcgtttttgctcgggtaaggttgcctttcatgatttaaaggcctactgaaacctactactaccgaccacgcagtctgatagtttatatatcaatgatgaaatcttaacattgcaacacatgccaatacggccgggttaacttataaagtgactttaaagcatttcgccgatgtattgtcgtggagataaaaggcactgaatgtccatttcgtgttctcgactctcattttcaagaggatatagtatccgaggtggtttaaaatacaaatctgtgatccacaataaaaaaaggagagtgtggaatccaatgagccagcttgtacctaagttacggtcagagcgaaaaaagatacgtccatcactgtctctcaagtccttcactgtaacgttcctcatctacgaatctttcatcctcgctcaaattaatggggtaatcatcactttctcggtccgaatctctctcgctccattgtaaacaatggggaattgtgaggaatactagctcctgtgacgtcacgctacttccggtacaggcaaggcttttttttatcagcgagcaaaagttgcgaactttatcgtcgattttctctactaaatcctttcagcaaaaatatggcaatatcgcgaaatgatcaagtatgacacatagaatggatctgctattcccgtttaaataaaaaaaaatcatttcagtaggcctttaactttgcgtctactgccatatttgttgttgttgcacgcacCGTTTTAcaagttttttctcaaaatcgtgcagacCTACTACAAAGAATAATAAGAAAGTACAAGTAAGCCAGCGTTACATACGTGTCGGCGTCCTTCTGCTTCTGCATAGTCGTCACTTTATTGATTACGGAGTCGGCAAAATTCAGTTTAtctacaaacaaacacacacaaacactgtaAACCAACAActtctgtgagtgtgtgtgtttgtgtgaatcTGTGTGTGTCTTACCCAGGTTGATCTTGTGTTCAAACCTCCTAAGGGATCTGTCCGTCTGTTTGGACGACACGAGCGTATGATTTGACGAATTCTGTTTGTTAGCCTAGAACACAACCAAATCATTAGCTGATTGAGGGCCGTCAATCATTACAGTTGTCAATCATCTTACTTGACTGAAAGTGGCCCTGTTGTAACGTTTGGTCAGGTCACTTCCTgctgcaggccacgcccactCGTCATcgtctccatcatctccatcgtcatattcttcatcatcatcatcataatcattTTGCAGACTGACTTGGCTCTCGTGACGTTCTACAGTGGACACTTGTGATTGGCTGCTGCTGCAGACATGTATGATGACGTTGGAACGTGagtaaaaaacagaaaaaaacagatgaACCATAAACAGGACgtcaaataattaaaatataaatatatacgtatagaAAAACTGTGATTAGCCTCTCTGTTTAGATGGAAACCAACTTGTTCTACGAATATTGTTAGTATGTAAACTCAACTCAtcacattctcacaaacacacaccgaCCTGTCTACATCTTCTGCGTCATCAAACTGCCCGGCTATAAAGTCGACCACCAGCGCCATGAATTAATGTACTGTCTAACTGATCTTaactgaaaataatatttttttcaagtACCAATAAGGTATTAATCCAACTACAAATGGTGTTGATGTAGTCCAAGCAGCGTGCTCGACAGACTTCCGGGTTTGAACACGTGACTGTGAAAAACGAGGTAGAGGCCAGTTCCCAAACTCAAGGCTGCCCTCTGCTGGAAGGATATTTTAAACTGTGTTATCTTAATTACATTATAAGAAACGatgcagtaataataataataaaaataatgacaagaataaaaataatgtttttttaaaatttcctatTGTTTTATTGATCAACGTGTGTCAACAGGTACAATATAAAACTTACtataactgttagaataattatgtatatattatcacactaactttatgcttaagggccgttgctataaattattgtcaattgtgctgaagtggtatttttgtatctgtgcaagctggcagtccaaaagattgccagccgactttatcagtgttgtgtccagacttggcctgctggctgccaaggccaagcaccgccgtgacgcagacagagcagagataAGGCGATATGACCTGCGTCACCTAATTTGTACTTATTCTatcatcatatattgtgtctaactggagttgtcgagattacccccttcgctcagcgacagcttcagtgatgtaacaggaccttccaaataaatagaggaggagcgcgggcttgacttttagaacgtagtttggatcttttccagcaactatcactccagtgttctaatggtacaatgtgtttgctcattggctcagaaggctaattgatgattagaaaacccttgtgcaatcatgttcacacatctgaaaacagtttagctcgttacagaagctacaaaactgaccttcctttgagcagattgagtttctggagcatcacatttgtggggtcaattaaacgctcaaaatggccagaaaaagagaactttcatctgaaactcgacagtctattcttgttcttagaaatgaaggctattccacaaaattgtttgggtgaccccaaacttttgaacggtagtatatatatatatatatatatatatatatatatatatataacattttggaAACAATTTATAATGTCAAACTTTAGCCTGTAAGCCATAACTTCACCATCCACATCCGGGGTATGGCGGTAATGCACTTAATCAGCCTGAAACCgcctttaaacaaaagaagaagaagaagaagaacaagcacGCTCAGTGTGACCGGAAGTAGCGTGCAGCTTCAGTTCCGGTTGTAATTGTGGTGTTTTTCTCAGCTTTGTCAGGAGGTGGCGGTTCCGATGGGCACAAATCTGGAGCGCAGCCCGCGGACACTACTGGTCTGTGAAAGGTCCAGTTTATTGGATGACAAGAACCGGCTTAGCGCCCAGGTGGAGCAGCAGCACTTTAATCACAAGGCAAGAagcttagcattagcattagcattggtCGCAACTTcatcactttgattgattgattgaaacttttattagtagttgcacagtgaagtacatattccgtacaattgaccactaaatggtaacacccgaataagtttttcaacttgtttaagtcggggtccacttaaatggattcatgatatagatatatactatcaaaaatatactatcatcataatacagtcatcacacaagataatcatcagagtatatacattgaattatttacattatttacaatcacttgGGCAGAACAGGGAAACTGACTATGTGCTCATTTTTGTCCGTCTATGTTTTTATAATTTACACGTGGGTAGAAACTATGCGTGTTGTTTTTCAGACTTGATCTTTTTTACATCACAGGTGACTGTGCTGCTGCCCGAGTGTGACTCCGCCCCCTCTCAACTGGATGTGGCATTGAAGAGTTTCCAAAGTTTCTATTTGATCCGGAAACTGCCGCTCTATGAACTGCTGAACAAAGACTTTCTACAGGCTGCTGTGTGCCAAGGTATGCTGTTGTCACATGACGTCACAACCAGGGCAGTGCATTAACAAGATGTGTGTTTCAGGAGGGGTGTTTGGCCTGTCATACAAGACTCGCATTGAGGAAGACAACTGTGTCTTCCTATTGCCAAATGGTAATGATGTTGTTGTTAAGGCAGATGTGCACGAGCATTACACTAATGGCGTCTCACTAATGTCTCGTGCGTGCAGGACGCCTGTGTCTTTCTTTGGACAAGGACTCCTACGAGCTGTTGGGGGTTGAAGGGAAAGCGTGGAAGTCAAAGTTGCCAAGATACGGTCTGACTCTGAATTGATTCTGGTGCAtacaaaccatacttgccaagcctcccgattttcccgggagactcccgaatttcagtgcccctcccgatatTCTCCCgtagcaaccattctcccgatttccacccagacaacaatattggtggcgtgccttaaaggcactgcctttagcgtcctctctcacctgaaaaggagactattatatatgtctccgttatccataggtttatctataacccataaagtaggcaggcacggagctatttctcagcgtgtgtttattccagccggcacgttaatacactgacacacaacatccggactCCAATCATGCAttacttcaaaactacggcaagtagtaatgtccaaaaacataacagagacgaagaagagacatggcgacgacgagtaagaagaaaaagtacgcttgcaagttccaaaatgattggaaaaaataatttcagttcatccaggacagctcgaaaaggaaggggtatgctgcctggacattttgtagatcagacttctccattgaacacggtggccgaacggatatactcattcatgaacggattatttatatatatataagaaatacttgaaaatatatacaccccccgctgccccgTACCGGCCCccccggaggtctcaaggttggcaagtatgatataaacAGCATTAGCGTTAGCCTACCATGCTAACGCAATACTTATGTGTACTTTCAGTCATTACTGTTGATATGACTCTTGGTGAGCGGGGTTACCAGCGTCTACTCACAGGTCTGACGTCACGACTTCCATTAAAGATGGACTTCCTGTTGTCATGTCATTCAGGTGAGTTTCTTACCTGGAAAATGTATATTGTGTACTAATgccaatactagagatgtccgataatatcaaactgacgatgttatcggccgataaatgctttaaaacgtaatatctggaattatcggtatcggtttcaaaaagtaaaattcatgacttttaaaaatgccgctgtacggagtggtacacggacgtagggagaagtacagagcgccaataaaccttaaaggcactgcctttgtttGTATCTacaacttttcacacacaagtgaatgcaatgcatacttggtcaacagccatacaggtcacactgagggtagctgtataaacaactttaacactgttaaaaatatgcgccacactgtgaactcacaccaaacaagaatgacaaaacacatttcgggaaaacatccgcaccgtaacacaacagaacaaatacccggaatcccttgcagcactaactcttccagaacactacaatatacaccccccacctcaacctcctcatgctctctcagggagagcatggcccaaattccaagctgctgttttgaggcatgttaaaaaaaataatgcactttgtgacttcaataataaatatggcagtgccatgttggcatttttttcccgtaacttgagttgatttattttggaaaaccttgttacattgtttaatgcatccagcggggcatcacaacaaaattaggcataataatgtgttaattccactactgtatatatctgtatcggttgatatcggaatcggtaattaaaagttggacaatatcagaatataggcaaaaaagccattatcggacatctctagccaaTTCCCATGGTACACAAGCAAAGTACTAATCTTAACCTTTTCACATAAAATGCTGATACATCCAAGAAATGTAAAGTTACAATGTGATTAAAGTTATTATTGGTATACAGGGGGTGGAGCCGTACTGCAGCCACTCCTTTCACGATATGATTGGTCCGAGCACACGCCGAAGGTCAGAAGTCAAACGCTGACACAACTGCCCTGTCCTGCCCTGCTGACCTCTGACCTGCAGTCATACGACCCATTCAGCTTGCTGGAGTGGCTCGGCGCTGTGGCCGCCGACGTAAGCTGGTGAGAAGGCGGTCTGCAGCCGATACGCGTCTTCCTGCCATGTGacataatgacttttttttttgttggggtGGTCTTAGTGACAACAAGTCTGGCAGCTTCCTGTCCTCGTTGGCGTATCCAGAACCGACAAACACAACCGCTCAGAGCCTTAGCCTTTCTGTGTGCGGCCTGCTACTTCCTCGTGACATCCTGGCGCTCATTCAAGAGCTTAGGTAACCTCACAGCAGTCACCTCCCATCTCACGTCTAAATTGCTAATTAGCCCTGTGTCCTCACCTGTGCCACAGGCGTTACCTGGAGCGGCCCCACTCGATGTCCTGGGTGGCCATGACGGTTCATGGCT is a window encoding:
- the rpp40 gene encoding ribonuclease P protein subunit p40, which translates into the protein MGTNLERSPRTLLVCERSSLLDDKNRLSAQVEQQHFNHKVTVLLPECDSAPSQLDVALKSFQSFYLIRKLPLYELLNKDFLQAAVCQGGVFGLSYKTRIEEDNCVFLLPNGRLCLSLDKDSYELLGVEGKAWKSKLPRYVITVDMTLGERGYQRLLTGLTSRLPLKMDFLLSCHSGGGAVLQPLLSRYDWSEHTPKVRSQTLTQLPCPALLTSDLQSYDPFSLLEWLGAVAADVSCDNKSGSFLSSLAYPEPTNTTAQSLSLSVCGLLLPRDILALIQELRRYLERPHSMSWVAMTVHGFIDNLHAHGGPFYTLVLFQDQTYCLHMATPTT